A portion of the Gammaproteobacteria bacterium genome contains these proteins:
- a CDS encoding diguanylate cyclase, which produces MRVLLAEDDPSSLLILQMAVAQFDHDCEIAEDGASAWTLYQNAQFDVVISDWMMPGMDGIELCRRIRALARPAYTYFIFLTALTRKSDVLTGIEAGADDYLSKPLDAEELQIRLSVASRITALHRQMADQARQLELLNRQLFEQGRTDALTQLGNRLRLREQLDSLAAGATGEGRNYCAVIIDVDLFKLYNDTYGHPAGDEVLRTIADTIRECCRTGDAAYRYGGEEFLLILPEQSLERAAEIDPASIPRTPDSSSFEAAFEVCR; this is translated from the coding sequence GTGCGAGTTCTACTGGCGGAAGACGACCCTAGCTCACTGCTGATCTTACAGATGGCAGTCGCGCAATTCGATCACGACTGCGAGATCGCGGAAGATGGCGCCAGCGCGTGGACGCTCTATCAAAACGCGCAATTCGATGTGGTGATCAGTGACTGGATGATGCCTGGCATGGACGGGATCGAGCTGTGCCGACGAATTCGCGCGCTCGCGCGGCCCGCCTACACTTATTTTATTTTTTTAACTGCCCTGACGCGTAAATCGGACGTTCTCACCGGTATCGAGGCGGGCGCGGATGACTATCTGAGCAAGCCACTGGACGCCGAAGAGTTGCAGATTCGGCTTTCGGTCGCTTCCCGTATTACAGCGCTGCATCGACAAATGGCCGACCAGGCCCGGCAACTGGAACTGTTGAATCGTCAATTATTCGAGCAGGGACGCACGGATGCGCTGACGCAGCTCGGCAATCGCTTACGCCTGCGCGAGCAACTGGATTCACTTGCCGCCGGCGCGACAGGTGAAGGGCGGAACTATTGCGCGGTCATTATCGATGTTGATCTGTTCAAGCTGTACAACGACACCTACGGCCATCCAGCGGGAGACGAGGTGCTGCGGACGATTGCCGACACAATAAGAGAATGCTGCCGGACAGGGGATGCGGCCTACCGCTATGGTGGGGAGGAATTCCTGCTCATCCTGCCGGAGCAATCCCTGGAGCGCGCCGCGGAGATTGATCCTGCCTCGATTCCACGTACACCAGATTCAAGCAGCTTTGAGGCTGCGTTCGAAGTCTGCAGGTGA
- a CDS encoding Hpt domain-containing protein: MDRICWPGSELFLHDTPPRLAALRDTATRGSARDLARIAHTLKGSSANLGARRMVALCAELETLCQAETLDDAAGLLGKLEAEFERVRNRLQTRVKAG; encoded by the coding sequence GTGGACCGGATCTGCTGGCCAGGGTCAGAATTATTTCTGCATGACACACCACCGCGGCTTGCGGCGCTGCGGGATACAGCTACGCGCGGATCCGCGCGGGACTTGGCAAGAATCGCACATACGCTAAAAGGCAGCTCAGCAAACTTGGGCGCCCGGCGCATGGTCGCCCTATGCGCGGAACTGGAAACCCTGTGTCAGGCCGAAACGCTGGACGATGCCGCCGGCCTCCTCGGCAAGCTTGAGGCGGAATTCGAGCGCGTTCGCAACCGCCTGCAAACGCGCGTGAAGGCAGGGTAA
- a CDS encoding response regulator gives MLTGSADNGPRALELLRAAADRNEPYDLAILDMQMPDMDGLSVARAIKADPRIADTALIMLTSMGHGGVADDATDAGIAACLSKPARLSELYDWLGKAAAMRTASQSAIMRMRADFLTELAQETVDCSHLRILVTEDNVVNQQVAVGLLEARGYRVDTVVNGLEAVEAVLRTPYDAVFMDSQIPEMDGYTAATEIRKREVGATRRTPIIALTAHALAGEREKCMAAGMDDYVAKPVRANDFYAALARWITGIAAASEAPPVVDKTPASTDDAIDPAALDNLQKIRRPGGPDLLARVRIISA, from the coding sequence ATGCTTACCGGCAGCGCGGATAACGGTCCCCGCGCCCTGGAGCTGTTGCGCGCCGCCGCCGACCGCAACGAGCCTTACGACCTGGCAATCCTGGACATGCAGATGCCGGACATGGACGGCCTGAGCGTGGCGCGCGCGATCAAGGCCGATCCGCGGATAGCCGACACCGCCTTGATTATGCTGACCTCCATGGGGCACGGCGGCGTCGCTGACGACGCTACAGACGCCGGCATTGCCGCCTGCCTGTCGAAACCCGCGCGGCTGTCCGAGCTTTATGACTGGCTGGGCAAGGCGGCGGCCATGCGAACCGCTTCGCAGTCCGCGATCATGCGCATGCGCGCAGATTTTCTCACCGAGCTGGCTCAGGAGACAGTGGATTGTTCTCATCTGCGCATCCTGGTGACCGAGGACAACGTCGTCAATCAGCAGGTGGCCGTGGGTCTCCTGGAGGCGCGCGGCTATCGCGTCGATACGGTGGTCAATGGTCTTGAGGCCGTCGAGGCCGTGTTGCGTACGCCTTACGATGCCGTGTTCATGGATAGTCAGATTCCGGAGATGGACGGCTACACAGCCGCCACCGAGATCCGCAAGCGCGAAGTCGGCGCTACGCGCCGCACGCCGATCATTGCGCTGACCGCGCACGCGCTCGCCGGGGAGCGCGAGAAATGCATGGCGGCCGGGATGGATGATTATGTCGCAAAACCGGTCAGAGCGAACGACTTTTACGCGGCGCTGGCGCGCTGGATTACTGGCATCGCCGCTGCTTCGGAAGCGCCACCCGTCGTCGATAAGACGCCCGCCTCCACGGATGATGCCATCGATCCCGCGGCGCTGGACAACCTGCAAAAAATTCGACGCCCGGGTGGACCGGATCTGCTGGCCAGGGTCAGAATTATTTCTGCATGA
- a CDS encoding sphingomyelin phosphodiesterase: protein MLLLVQLLPACGLAAQFDVLTYNVYLRPFFHDGQDIRARLLINKLSGYDAIVLQEAYADPAREMLRAGLRSRYPFHTRVLGKDSGLSQDGGVLILSKWPLTRKRQLVFTDDSRSANRCPGRDCCAGGDCYADKGVVYGRIDKAGRRFHLFGAHLQSGREHWRIRKDQLRVIGNFIISQHIRADEPVIIAGDMNVDRFDARQFAAMRSLLAADLRPLKPASPTMPRADYTFDGPRNDLNDNDDVRRYVDYVLYSTAHLQPCRAFNRVRIFRAGQSWRQYFWQPWRRDLSDHYAVHGRFVYPRRPPRPAPAGNQSMTPELCAVSTGMERVGEAGRRARAVTLPR from the coding sequence TTGCTGCTATTGGTCCAGTTGCTGCCCGCCTGCGGTCTCGCGGCTCAGTTCGACGTATTGACTTACAACGTCTACCTGCGCCCGTTCTTTCATGACGGTCAAGACATACGTGCCAGGTTATTGATTAACAAGCTATCGGGTTATGACGCCATCGTTTTACAGGAGGCTTACGCCGACCCTGCCCGGGAAATGCTGCGCGCGGGACTGCGAAGTCGCTACCCTTTTCATACCCGCGTCCTGGGCAAGGATTCCGGGCTGAGTCAGGACGGCGGCGTCTTAATATTGAGCAAATGGCCGCTCACGCGGAAACGGCAGCTCGTGTTCACCGACGACAGTCGATCCGCGAACCGGTGTCCGGGGCGCGACTGCTGCGCGGGCGGGGATTGCTATGCGGACAAGGGTGTGGTGTACGGACGAATCGACAAAGCCGGTCGTCGCTTTCACCTATTCGGTGCGCATCTGCAATCGGGACGCGAGCATTGGCGAATAAGAAAAGATCAGTTAAGAGTAATCGGGAACTTTATAATCTCTCAACATATTCGCGCCGATGAGCCGGTTATCATCGCGGGCGACATGAACGTCGATCGCTTCGATGCGAGGCAGTTCGCCGCGATGCGCTCGCTGTTAGCCGCGGACCTGCGTCCGCTCAAGCCAGCTTCGCCGACAATGCCACGCGCTGACTACACATTCGACGGCCCCCGCAATGATCTCAATGACAACGATGACGTACGGCGATATGTTGATTATGTACTTTATTCTACCGCTCACTTACAGCCCTGCCGCGCCTTCAATCGGGTGCGAATTTTCCGTGCGGGACAGTCTTGGCGCCAGTACTTCTGGCAACCCTGGCGGCGGGATCTTTCGGATCATTACGCGGTGCATGGCCGCTTTGTATATCCGCGACGCCCTCCCCGCCCCGCCCCTGCGGGTAACCAGTCGATGACGCCAGAACTCTGTGCTGTGAGCACAGGCATGGAGCGGGTTGGTGAAGCGGGCCGTCGCGCGCGAGCAGTGACGCTACCGCGCTGA